One Antarctobacter heliothermus DNA segment encodes these proteins:
- a CDS encoding DUF4386 domain-containing protein: protein MHAAHPSPVLTRCAGALYLVIILCGLTAELLLRGPLLQGSPTEIAAAMTAHLPQLRLSLLADVIMLLADITLALVFFSLLRDRAPALARAALVFRLGQAVLIGASLMALASAPALLDDLPRMAVHLTDMHALGYDIGLILFGVNSLIMAYLLGLGATPRIITLGIAAAGLVYLTGSLLRLTAPGLSATFEPAYLVCILAESALCLWLLITGRI from the coding sequence ATGCACGCCGCCCATCCTTCCCCCGTCCTGACGCGCTGCGCCGGGGCCCTGTATCTGGTGATTATCTTGTGCGGATTGACCGCCGAACTGCTGCTGCGCGGTCCCCTGTTGCAGGGCAGCCCGACAGAGATCGCCGCCGCGATGACCGCACATCTGCCACAACTGCGGCTTAGCCTGCTGGCGGATGTGATCATGCTGCTGGCGGACATAACGCTGGCGCTGGTGTTCTTCAGCCTGCTGCGGGATCGCGCCCCTGCCTTGGCCCGCGCCGCACTTGTCTTTCGCCTTGGTCAGGCGGTGCTGATCGGTGCCAGCCTGATGGCACTGGCCAGCGCCCCCGCCCTGCTGGACGACCTGCCGCGCATGGCCGTCCACCTGACCGACATGCACGCGCTTGGCTATGACATCGGTCTGATCCTGTTCGGTGTGAACAGCCTGATCATGGCGTACCTGCTGGGCCTTGGGGCCACCCCCCGGATCATCACCCTAGGCATCGCGGCGGCGGGTCTTGTCTACCTGACCGGCAGCCTGCTGCGCCTGACCGCCCCCGGCCTGTCAGCAACGTTTGAGCCCGCCTATCTGGTCTGCATCCTTGCGGAAAGCGCGCTGTGCCTCTGGCTGCTGATCACCGGGCGGATCTGA
- the hpaH gene encoding 2-oxo-hept-4-ene-1,7-dioate hydratase: MTEDEVHAAACALVRAEAAAEQIGLLSLAHPGMTMEDAYAVQAAYVTAKLAAGRRQVGWKIGLTSRAMQDALGIDTPDSGVLLDDMVFETGGVVPKGRFIQPRVEAEIAFVMKGPLEGAVTREEVVAATDHVCASLEILDTRILRKDPATGTARNVCDTIADNAANAGIVLGTRHMNPRLVDLRWVGAIVARDGEVEETGLGAGVLNDPVMGIVWLVERLAGNGQKIEAGQVVLSGSFIRPVECPAGSMIEADFGDFGSVAIAFE, translated from the coding sequence GTGACCGAGGATGAGGTTCACGCGGCGGCCTGTGCCCTGGTGCGGGCAGAGGCTGCGGCGGAGCAGATCGGTCTGCTGTCGCTGGCGCATCCGGGCATGACGATGGAAGACGCCTATGCGGTGCAGGCGGCCTATGTGACGGCCAAGCTGGCGGCGGGGCGGCGGCAGGTGGGGTGGAAGATCGGCCTGACCTCGCGGGCCATGCAAGACGCGCTGGGCATCGACACGCCGGACAGCGGCGTCTTGCTGGACGATATGGTGTTTGAGACGGGCGGTGTGGTGCCCAAGGGGCGGTTCATTCAGCCTCGGGTCGAGGCGGAGATTGCCTTTGTGATGAAAGGGCCGCTGGAGGGGGCGGTCACGCGGGAGGAGGTCGTGGCGGCAACGGACCATGTCTGCGCCTCGTTGGAGATTTTGGACACGCGGATTTTGCGCAAGGATCCGGCGACGGGGACGGCGCGAAATGTGTGCGATACGATCGCCGATAATGCGGCCAATGCGGGCATCGTTTTGGGGACTCGTCACATGAATCCAAGGCTGGTGGACCTGCGCTGGGTCGGGGCGATTGTGGCCCGAGATGGTGAGGTTGAAGAGACCGGGCTGGGCGCGGGGGTGCTGAATGATCCGGTCATGGGGATCGTCTGGCTGGTGGAAAGGCTGGCCGGAAATGGGCAAAAAATCGAGGCCGGGCAGGTGGTCCTGTCGGGGTCTTTCATCCGGCCGGTGGAGTGTCCGGCGGGGTCGATGATCGAGGCGGATTTTGGCGATTTTGGCAGCGTTGCGATTGCGTTTGAATAG
- the hpaR gene encoding homoprotocatechuate degradation operon regulator HpaR, whose translation MAPTKHSHDDFAPFDTQRTLPIALLRAREAVMDRFRPMLRGIDVTEQQWRVLRVVQEAGEIDATHLARAASVLAPTLTRILKTLESRDLITLRTDTTDRRRTQVSISTTGQTVLRDAGQISAQIYTEIEARLGAERIADLVQALEKAADDLNENNADETDVE comes from the coding sequence TTGGCCCCGACCAAACACAGCCACGATGACTTTGCGCCATTCGATACGCAGCGCACCTTGCCCATCGCCCTGCTGCGCGCCCGCGAGGCCGTCATGGACCGATTCCGCCCGATGCTGCGCGGGATCGATGTCACCGAACAACAATGGCGTGTCTTGCGGGTGGTACAAGAAGCAGGTGAGATTGACGCCACACATCTGGCCCGTGCAGCCAGCGTGCTGGCTCCTACGCTGACGCGCATCCTCAAGACCTTGGAATCGCGGGATCTGATCACCCTGCGCACGGACACAACGGACCGCCGCCGCACTCAGGTCAGCATCAGCACAACAGGTCAAACGGTCTTGCGAGACGCAGGGCAGATAAGCGCCCAAATCTACACGGAGATAGAGGCACGCTTGGGCGCAGAGCGCATAGCCGATCTGGTGCAAGCCCTCGAAAAGGCTGCCGACGATCTGAACGAAAACAACGCGGATGAAACGGACGTTGAATGA
- a CDS encoding fumarylacetoacetate hydrolase family protein has product MTPHFVTYSHKDAPAYGLHTGDGVINLSAANPHWPTLREVIAADGLKDVFMQAAGRQADLPLEAVTLQPPIPAPDKIICVGVNFPDRNAEYKDGQAAAGRPSLFIRFPRTFVGHGENLVRPPESEQLDYEGEIALVIGKGGRRIPVEHAYDHVAALTLCNEGTIRDWVRHAKFNVTQGKNWERSGAIGPWLVPFTSAAQLDDIALECRVNGEVRQQDRTSRMIYDFRYIINYVSTFCTLVPGDVLVCGTPTGAGARLDPPVWLQPGDVIEVEAEGIGILRNGVEDEA; this is encoded by the coding sequence ATGACACCGCATTTTGTGACCTACAGCCACAAGGACGCACCGGCCTACGGGCTGCACACCGGCGATGGCGTGATCAACCTCTCTGCCGCCAATCCGCACTGGCCCACGCTGCGCGAGGTGATCGCGGCGGATGGGTTGAAGGACGTCTTCATGCAGGCCGCGGGGCGGCAGGCCGACCTGCCGCTAGAGGCGGTGACGTTGCAGCCGCCGATCCCCGCGCCGGACAAGATCATCTGCGTCGGCGTGAACTTTCCCGATCGCAACGCCGAATACAAAGACGGGCAGGCGGCGGCGGGGCGGCCGTCGCTGTTTATCCGGTTTCCGCGGACCTTTGTGGGGCATGGTGAAAACCTCGTCCGCCCGCCCGAGAGTGAGCAGTTGGACTATGAGGGGGAAATCGCGCTGGTGATCGGCAAAGGCGGGCGGCGCATTCCGGTTGAGCACGCCTATGATCACGTCGCGGCGCTGACCTTGTGCAATGAGGGTACGATCCGCGACTGGGTGCGGCACGCCAAGTTCAACGTCACGCAGGGCAAGAACTGGGAGCGGTCGGGTGCGATTGGGCCGTGGCTGGTGCCCTTCACCAGTGCCGCGCAACTGGACGATATCGCGCTGGAATGCCGGGTGAATGGAGAGGTGCGGCAGCAGGACCGGACATCGCGGATGATCTATGACTTTCGCTACATCATCAACTACGTCTCGACCTTTTGCACGCTGGTGCCGGGGGATGTGCTGGTTTGCGGCACGCCTACGGGCGCGGGCGCGCGGTTGGACCCGCCGGTCTGGTTACAGCCCGGCGATGTGATCGAGGTCGAGGCAGAGGGGATCGGCATCCTGCGCAACGGGGTGGAGGACGAGGCGTGA
- a CDS encoding pyridoxal phosphate-dependent decarboxylase family protein has product MNWDEFADWGGKAVAFGAEYHKTLRDRPVRPRVSPGEIAAQLPASPPEGGEGMEAILEDFERIVMPGLTHWQHPRFFAYFPANAAPPSMLAEMLVTMLAPQCMLWQTSPAATEMEGVMLDWLRQAVGLPEGFQGVIQDSASSATLAAVLVMRERALGWAGNVQGLAGQPAVRIYCSDQVHTSIDRAAWVSGVGQENLVKLPAVAEDPLRPMDVAALRAAIAADRAAGYLPAGIIGVTGATGMGACDRLGELADVAQAEDLYLHIDAAWAGAGMICPENRVLWEGVERADSMVFNPHKWMGAQFDCSAHFIRDPDALRQTLAIRPEFLKTLGAEDVTDYSEWSIPLGRRFRALKLWFLIRTYGLEGLREMIRNHIAWSRDLAARLAAEPDFEIVTAPVLSLFSFRHAGDDAHNLKLVEAINADGRIYLTQNKVDGQVVIRFQVGAFGATGADVATAFDVITEIARDMA; this is encoded by the coding sequence ATGAACTGGGATGAGTTCGCCGATTGGGGCGGAAAGGCCGTGGCGTTTGGCGCGGAGTATCACAAGACCCTGCGCGACCGTCCTGTGCGGCCCCGTGTGTCGCCGGGTGAAATCGCGGCGCAATTGCCCGCTTCCCCGCCCGAAGGGGGCGAGGGCATGGAAGCGATCCTAGAGGATTTTGAGCGGATCGTGATGCCGGGGCTGACCCATTGGCAGCACCCGCGATTCTTTGCGTATTTCCCTGCCAATGCCGCGCCGCCCTCGATGTTGGCCGAGATGCTGGTCACGATGCTCGCCCCACAGTGCATGTTGTGGCAGACCTCGCCCGCCGCGACAGAAATGGAAGGCGTGATGCTGGACTGGTTGCGGCAGGCGGTCGGGCTGCCAGAGGGGTTTCAGGGCGTGATTCAGGATTCGGCGTCCTCGGCCACGTTGGCGGCGGTCTTGGTGATGCGGGAGCGGGCGCTGGGCTGGGCGGGCAATGTTCAGGGACTGGCGGGGCAACCGGCGGTGCGGATCTACTGTTCGGATCAGGTGCACACCTCGATCGACCGGGCGGCTTGGGTGTCGGGTGTTGGGCAGGAGAACCTTGTGAAATTGCCCGCCGTCGCGGAGGATCCTTTGCGTCCCATGGACGTGGCGGCGCTGCGCGCGGCGATTGCGGCGGATCGGGCGGCGGGGTACCTGCCTGCGGGGATCATCGGCGTGACCGGGGCGACCGGCATGGGCGCTTGTGATCGGCTGGGCGAATTGGCTGACGTGGCGCAGGCCGAGGATCTGTACCTGCACATCGACGCGGCATGGGCCGGGGCAGGCATGATCTGCCCCGAAAACCGAGTGTTGTGGGAGGGTGTCGAGCGGGCCGACAGCATGGTCTTCAACCCGCACAAATGGATGGGCGCGCAGTTCGACTGTTCCGCGCATTTTATCCGCGACCCAGACGCGCTGCGTCAGACGTTGGCGATCCGGCCCGAGTTCCTCAAGACACTTGGGGCGGAAGATGTGACCGACTACAGCGAATGGTCGATCCCGCTGGGTCGTCGGTTTCGGGCGCTAAAGCTGTGGTTCCTGATCCGGACTTATGGGTTGGAAGGTTTGCGCGAGATGATCCGCAATCACATTGCTTGGTCTCGTGATCTGGCTGCGCGGCTGGCGGCGGAGCCGGACTTCGAAATTGTGACTGCCCCGGTGCTTTCGCTGTTCAGTTTCCGGCACGCCGGTGATGATGCCCACAATCTGAAGCTGGTCGAGGCGATTAACGCGGATGGACGGATTTACTTGACGCAGAACAAGGTCGACGGGCAGGTGGTGATCCGGTTTCAGGTCGGAGCTTTTGGCGCAACTGGCGCGGATGTGGCCACAGCTTTTGACGTCATAACGGAAATTGCTAGGGACATGGCATGA
- the rpoH gene encoding RNA polymerase sigma factor RpoH has product MSNYANLPAPSPEAGLSRYLQEIRKFPLLEPEQEYMLAKRWVEDEDTEAAHQMVTSHLRLAAKIAMGYRGYGLPQAEVISEANVGLMQAVKRFDPEKGFRLATYAMWWIRASIQEYILRSWSLVKLGTTSAQKKLFFNLRKAKARIGALEEGDLRPEHVQKIATDLGVTETEVISMNRRLSGGDASLNATVGSEGEGTMQWQDWLEDEDADQAGDYAERDELEARRALLAEAMDVLNDREKDILTQRRLAESAVTLEDLSGQYDVSRERIRQIEVRAFEKLQKRMRELAKDQGMLASA; this is encoded by the coding sequence ATGTCGAACTATGCAAATCTGCCGGCACCCTCGCCGGAAGCGGGCCTGAGCCGTTACCTTCAGGAGATCCGGAAATTTCCGCTGTTGGAGCCGGAACAGGAATACATGCTGGCCAAACGCTGGGTCGAGGATGAGGACACCGAAGCGGCGCACCAGATGGTCACGTCGCACCTGCGGTTGGCCGCCAAGATCGCCATGGGCTATCGTGGTTATGGATTGCCGCAGGCCGAAGTCATCTCTGAGGCCAATGTGGGTCTGATGCAGGCGGTCAAACGGTTTGACCCGGAAAAGGGCTTTCGCCTTGCCACCTATGCGATGTGGTGGATCCGCGCGTCGATTCAGGAATACATTCTGCGGTCGTGGTCGCTGGTCAAGCTGGGCACCACCAGCGCGCAGAAAAAGCTGTTCTTTAACCTGCGCAAGGCCAAGGCGCGGATTGGTGCGCTGGAAGAGGGCGATCTGCGCCCCGAACATGTGCAGAAGATCGCCACCGATCTGGGTGTGACCGAAACCGAAGTCATCAGCATGAACCGGCGTCTGTCGGGCGGCGATGCCTCGTTGAATGCCACCGTCGGCTCTGAAGGCGAAGGCACGATGCAATGGCAGGACTGGCTGGAAGACGAAGACGCCGATCAGGCCGGGGATTACGCCGAACGCGATGAGCTGGAGGCGCGGCGCGCCCTGCTGGCCGAGGCGATGGATGTGCTGAACGACCGCGAAAAGGACATCCTGACCCAGCGCCGGCTGGCCGAGTCGGCGGTCACGCTGGAGGATCTGTCGGGACAGTACGACGTGTCGCGCGAACGCATCCGCCAGATCGAGGTGCGCGCGTTTGAAAAGCTGCAAAAGCGGATGCGCGAGTTGGCCAAGGATCAAGGGATGCTGGCGAGCGCCTGA
- the boxA gene encoding benzoyl-CoA 2,3-epoxidase subunit BoxA, whose amino-acid sequence MNQPLKQHLIDPEICIRCYTCEMTCPVGAIEHDDNNVVVNAETCNFCMDCIPVCPTGSIDEWRVVDTPYSLDEQYEWTELPEQGEVAVAESADAGVEGGTDPVAALLAEAHKGAGGKAVAPVSATKPTVNLYNLGNPVEAVVQGNYRLTAEGSDSDVRHIILDFQGKPFPALEGQSLGIIAPGTDDEGKAHLPRLYSVSSPRDGERAGYHNVSLTVKREEGGICSTYVCDLKKGDTVQVTGPFGATFLMPNDPDARLLMICTGTGSAPMRAFTMARQRTVGKKSGGMVMFFGARTPESLPYFGPLNKVPSSVLQKHLVFSRMPGQEKEYVQDRMRIEEDIVADMLQDPATHIYICGLKEMEEGVERAFTNIAESIGHQWRNLRDVLRDEGRYHVETY is encoded by the coding sequence ATGAACCAGCCATTGAAACAGCACCTGATCGACCCCGAAATCTGCATCCGCTGCTATACCTGTGAAATGACCTGCCCGGTGGGCGCGATCGAACATGACGACAACAATGTCGTGGTCAACGCTGAGACCTGCAATTTCTGCATGGATTGCATTCCGGTCTGCCCGACAGGGTCGATTGACGAATGGCGGGTGGTCGACACGCCCTATTCGCTCGACGAGCAATATGAATGGACCGAGCTGCCCGAACAGGGCGAGGTCGCAGTTGCCGAGAGCGCAGATGCCGGCGTCGAAGGTGGCACAGACCCGGTCGCCGCCCTGTTGGCAGAGGCGCACAAGGGCGCGGGGGGCAAGGCAGTCGCGCCCGTGTCGGCCACAAAACCCACGGTGAACCTCTACAACCTTGGCAACCCGGTCGAGGCGGTGGTGCAGGGCAACTATCGCCTGACCGCTGAGGGGTCGGATTCCGACGTGCGCCACATCATCCTCGACTTTCAGGGCAAGCCGTTTCCGGCGCTCGAAGGCCAATCGCTTGGCATCATCGCCCCCGGCACTGATGACGAGGGCAAGGCGCATCTTCCCCGGCTCTATTCTGTGTCCAGCCCGCGAGACGGAGAGCGGGCAGGCTATCACAACGTCTCACTGACCGTGAAACGGGAAGAGGGCGGTATCTGTTCGACGTATGTCTGTGATCTGAAAAAGGGCGATACGGTGCAGGTGACCGGGCCATTTGGCGCGACCTTCCTGATGCCCAATGACCCGGACGCGCGGCTGTTGATGATCTGCACCGGCACCGGCTCTGCACCGATGCGGGCCTTTACCATGGCGCGCCAGCGGACGGTGGGCAAGAAGTCCGGCGGCATGGTCATGTTCTTTGGCGCGCGCACCCCGGAATCGCTGCCCTATTTCGGACCGCTCAACAAGGTGCCGTCCAGTGTGCTGCAAAAGCATCTGGTGTTCAGTCGGATGCCCGGACAGGAAAAGGAATATGTGCAGGACCGGATGCGCATCGAAGAGGACATCGTGGCCGACATGCTGCAGGACCCTGCGACGCATATCTACATCTGCGGGCTGAAAGAGATGGAGGAGGGGGTAGAGCGCGCCTTTACCAACATCGCCGAAAGCATCGGCCACCAGTGGCGCAATCTCCGCGATGTGTTGCGCGATGAGGGCCGCTATCACGTCGAGACATACTGA
- a CDS encoding RluA family pseudouridine synthase, which yields MDILRVEIADNPPPRLDKALARDVPEEAALSRTRLARLIAGGAVTRDGVVLTDPKAKVAVGDVLEVTVPPAEDYDVVAQDIPLVVVWEDDDVIVIDKPAGMVVHPAPGTPDGTLVNALLHHFGGKLSGVGGEKRPGIVHRIDKDTSGLLVVAKSDRAHHGLAVQFEKHTARRAYLALAHGVPEIADPRLVNTRGVKPGPDGGVTITSGLARHKTERQRQAVYFDGQGRHAITHVKLLERFGQPACVSLVECRLETGRTHQIRVHMAHAGHSLIGDPVYGGRRKLSEKALGAAYEPARSFDRQALHAAELGFDHPVTGEPLMFNSPLPDDMASLLAALRAI from the coding sequence ATGGACATCCTTCGGGTCGAAATCGCGGACAACCCTCCGCCCCGCCTTGATAAGGCGCTTGCGCGCGATGTGCCAGAGGAGGCGGCCCTGTCGCGGACCCGGCTGGCGCGGCTGATCGCGGGCGGTGCTGTCACCCGTGACGGTGTGGTGTTGACCGACCCCAAGGCCAAGGTGGCCGTGGGCGACGTGCTGGAGGTCACCGTGCCACCCGCCGAGGATTATGACGTTGTGGCGCAGGACATTCCGCTGGTGGTGGTTTGGGAGGATGATGATGTGATCGTCATCGACAAACCCGCCGGAATGGTGGTGCATCCCGCACCCGGAACGCCGGACGGTACCTTGGTCAACGCGTTGCTGCATCACTTTGGCGGCAAGCTGTCCGGTGTGGGCGGCGAAAAGCGCCCCGGCATTGTCCACCGGATCGACAAGGACACCAGCGGGTTGCTGGTGGTGGCGAAATCGGACCGGGCGCATCACGGTCTGGCGGTGCAGTTCGAAAAACACACCGCGCGGCGCGCCTATCTGGCGCTGGCGCATGGGGTGCCGGAAATTGCCGACCCGCGTCTGGTGAACACGCGCGGCGTCAAACCCGGACCGGATGGCGGGGTGACGATCACCAGCGGGCTGGCGCGGCACAAGACCGAACGCCAGCGGCAGGCGGTCTATTTCGACGGACAGGGGCGGCACGCGATCACCCATGTCAAACTGCTGGAACGGTTCGGGCAACCCGCCTGCGTCAGTCTGGTGGAATGTCGGCTAGAGACCGGGCGCACCCACCAGATCCGTGTGCATATGGCCCATGCGGGCCATTCGCTGATCGGTGATCCGGTCTATGGCGGGCGGCGCAAGCTGTCGGAAAAGGCGCTGGGTGCGGCCTATGAGCCTGCGCGGTCGTTTGACCGGCAGGCGTTGCACGCCGCCGAACTGGGCTTTGACCATCCGGTGACGGGCGAGCCACTGATGTTCAACAGCCCGCTGCCCGACGATATGGCGAGCCTGCTGGCGGCGCTGCGCGCGATCTGA
- a CDS encoding cupin: MKYHLLYCDDAGDSHWRDVDVALTETEFAPPARSILVSEGEAAKATLFLRLEAGWNEPIHPTPKRQTLIPLAGRIRVTASDGEARDFGPGDVWRMEDTQGKGHHTCVIGDADFDCVIVQFD, encoded by the coding sequence ATGAAATATCACCTGTTGTATTGTGACGACGCGGGCGACAGCCATTGGCGCGATGTGGACGTGGCGCTGACCGAGACGGAATTTGCGCCACCCGCCCGCAGTATTCTGGTGTCAGAGGGAGAGGCCGCCAAGGCCACGCTGTTTCTGCGGCTGGAGGCGGGTTGGAATGAGCCGATCCACCCAACGCCGAAACGCCAGACCCTGATCCCGCTGGCGGGGCGTATCCGCGTCACCGCCAGCGACGGCGAGGCGCGCGACTTTGGCCCCGGCGACGTCTGGCGGATGGAGGATACGCAGGGCAAGGGCCACCATACCTGCGTGATCGGCGATGCGGATTTCGACTGCGTGATTGTGCAATTCGACTGA
- a CDS encoding Gfo/Idh/MocA family protein, with amino-acid sequence MTDHVRWGILGAANFARRHMGPALHMGRRGRLAALATSSPDKAAPFEALAPGLRVHDSYDALLADPEIDAVYVPLPNHLHVEWALKALEAGKHVLVEKPLAMTAAEFDPVIAKRDETGLLAAEAYMIVHHPQWHKASQLYQEGAIGKLVRVSAAFSYDNRTDGGNIRNRADTGGGAVPDIGVYIYGATRFVTGEEPEEILSAEVVRENGVDVWTHITARFPSYHYTGIVSMRMAPWQEVVFHGEDGVMKLTAPFNAGVYGEARVLVQSKDLVETAYRFPSDNHYVHQVEAFNASVLDKVHYPCPLEFSRGTQAMIDMVWAKEQAG; translated from the coding sequence ATGACGGATCACGTTCGTTGGGGTATTCTGGGCGCTGCGAATTTTGCGCGGCGGCACATGGGACCGGCCTTGCACATGGGGCGACGCGGGCGGTTGGCGGCTTTGGCGACGTCATCCCCCGACAAGGCCGCGCCGTTTGAGGCGCTGGCACCGGGGTTGCGGGTGCATGACAGCTATGACGCGTTGTTGGCGGACCCAGAGATCGACGCCGTGTATGTGCCGTTGCCCAATCACCTGCACGTGGAATGGGCGCTGAAGGCGCTGGAGGCGGGCAAGCACGTTCTGGTGGAAAAGCCGCTGGCGATGACGGCGGCAGAGTTCGATCCGGTGATTGCCAAGCGCGATGAGACCGGTCTGCTGGCGGCAGAGGCCTATATGATTGTGCACCACCCGCAGTGGCACAAGGCCAGCCAACTGTATCAGGAGGGCGCGATTGGCAAGCTGGTGCGCGTCTCGGCCGCGTTTTCCTATGACAACCGCACCGATGGCGGCAACATCCGCAACCGCGCGGACACCGGCGGCGGCGCGGTGCCGGATATCGGTGTCTATATCTACGGCGCAACGCGGTTTGTGACCGGCGAGGAGCCAGAAGAGATACTGTCGGCAGAGGTGGTGCGCGAAAACGGGGTGGATGTCTGGACGCATATCACCGCGCGGTTTCCGTCCTATCACTATACCGGCATCGTCTCTATGCGGATGGCGCCGTGGCAAGAGGTGGTCTTTCACGGCGAAGACGGCGTGATGAAGCTGACCGCGCCGTTTAATGCCGGGGTCTACGGTGAGGCGCGGGTGCTGGTGCAGTCCAAGGATCTGGTAGAGACGGCCTACCGCTTTCCCTCGGACAATCACTATGTCCATCAGGTTGAGGCGTTCAACGCCAGCGTGCTGGACAAGGTGCATTACCCCTGTCCGCTGGAGTTCAGCCGGGGCACGCAGGCGATGATCGA
- a CDS encoding DUF6476 family protein, which translates to MVSPEPEDDNLPEPAGLRFLRVLVTVLTVVMIAGIVGILGLIWHRYSNARAPLPEVITLPDGTTATAYTQGSDWYAVVTGDDRILIFDRGTGKLRQEMRIETAE; encoded by the coding sequence ATGGTCTCTCCCGAACCCGAAGACGACAATTTGCCCGAACCGGCTGGCCTGCGTTTCTTGCGCGTGCTGGTCACGGTTCTGACAGTTGTGATGATTGCCGGGATCGTCGGGATCCTCGGCCTGATCTGGCACCGCTATAGCAATGCCCGCGCGCCGCTGCCAGAGGTCATCACCCTGCCTGACGGCACGACGGCCACCGCCTATACCCAAGGCAGCGACTGGTACGCGGTTGTGACCGGCGATGACCGCATCCTGATCTTTGACCGCGGAACGGGCAAATTGCGGCAGGAAATGCGGATCGAGACGGCGGAATAA
- a CDS encoding acyl-CoA thioesterase has translation MEPRPDTAHRHEIRVTWGDCDPAKIVYTGRIPWFALDAINSWWVENLGGDGWFQMELDRNVGTPFVRLEMDFRAPITPRYPLVCHVWPVRLGETSITFRVDGMQDGALCFSSRTVSVFIDAAAFTKRTPPDDMRAVIERLLPGVE, from the coding sequence ATGGAGCCGCGTCCCGACACCGCCCACCGCCATGAGATCCGCGTGACATGGGGCGACTGCGATCCGGCGAAAATCGTCTACACCGGTCGTATCCCGTGGTTTGCGCTGGATGCGATCAACAGCTGGTGGGTTGAAAACCTGGGCGGGGACGGCTGGTTCCAGATGGAACTGGACCGCAATGTTGGCACGCCCTTTGTCCGGTTGGAGATGGATTTCCGTGCCCCCATCACACCGCGCTATCCGCTGGTTTGCCACGTCTGGCCGGTGCGACTGGGCGAGACCTCGATCACCTTCCGGGTGGATGGCATGCAGGACGGGGCGCTGTGTTTTTCGTCGCGGACTGTCAGCGTGTTCATTGATGCGGCGGCTTTTACCAAGCGCACGCCGCCCGATGACATGCGTGCGGTGATAGAGCGGCTTTTGCCCGGCGTGGAATGA